In Helianthus annuus cultivar XRQ/B chromosome 8, HanXRQr2.0-SUNRISE, whole genome shotgun sequence, a single genomic region encodes these proteins:
- the LOC110873055 gene encoding transcription factor bHLH74 isoform X2, translated as MASSEEDNNKNSNNNNNNNDSEMGFQYRGEMSSGSMFNNNKSSSGSGNLFGSGWDPLESFGGSSAAYPSGIETHQSLLHHYQSGSGSAIGDLVPKLGSFGSGSFSEMVNPFANLNPECGPSSSPNKRRFNPILNGEREQRNDGSGDTTSEKDEKKQRVDSRGKQMGIQVKDSSDSGGAPKENYIHVRAKRGQATNSHSLAERVRRERISERMKLLQELVPGCNKITGKAVMLDEIINYVQSLQQQVEFLSMKLATVNPELNVDIDRLVFKDMLHSRAGTSNPAYGFGPTLSPSHSYPHGTLPGIPTTTATMHPIHTQPVWDNDLHNLLQMGFDANPGINNLGPNAGRSKMDL; from the exons ATGGCTTCTTCAGAGGAAGATAATAATaaaaacagtaataataataacaataataatgataGTGAAATGGGTTTTCAGTATAGAGGTGAAATGAGCTCAGGATCCATGTTTAACAACAACAAGTCTTCAAGTGGGTCTGGTAATCTATTCGGATCCGGTTGGGATCCGCTTGAGAGTTTTGGTGGGTCATCAGCAGCATACCCATCTGGGATTGAAACGCATCAAAGTCTTCTTCACCATTATCAATCTGGTTCCGGGTCAGCCATTGGTGATTTGGTCCCAAAGCTTGGGTCTTTCGGAAgtgggagtttctcagaaatggTCAACCCTTTTGCTAATCTCAACCCTGAATGTGGGCCCTCTTCATCTCCTAATAAAAGAAGATTTAACCCCATTTTG AATGGTGAAAGAGAGCAAAGGAATGATGGGTCTGGTGACACTACTTCAGAGAAAGATGAGAAGAAACAGAGAGTTGATTCAAGAGGCAAACAAATGGGGATACAAGTGAAAGATAGTTCTGATAGTGGAGGTGCTCCTAAAGAAAACTACATTCATGTGAGGGCCAAAAGGGGTCAAGCTACAAACAGTCACAGTCTTGCAGAAAGG GTTAGGAGAGAAAGGATCAGTGAGAGAATGAAATTGCTTCAAGAACTTGTTCCTGGCTGCAACAAG ATTACTGGAAAAGCAGTTATGCTTGATGAGATTATTAATTATGTACAATCACTACAACAACAGGTTGAG TTTTTATCAATGAAACTAGCAACGGTAAACCCTGAACTGAACGTTGACATCGATCGCCTTGTGTTTAAAGAT ATGCTTCATTCACGGGCTGGCACTTCGAACCCAGCATATGGATTTGGGCCTACATTAAGCCCGTCCCATTCTTATCCACACGGGACCTTGCCTGGTATTCCAACTACAACTGCAACAATGCATCCTATCCATACTCAG CCTGTATGGGATAATGATCTTCACAACCTTCTCCAAATGGGATTTGATGCTAATCCGGGCATCAACAATCTTGGACCGAATG CAGGACGCTCAAAGATGGATCTTTAG
- the LOC110873055 gene encoding transcription factor bHLH74 isoform X1 — protein sequence MASSEEDNNKNSNNNNNNNDSEMGFQYRGEMSSGSMFNNNKSSSGSGNLFGSGWDPLESFGGSSAAYPSGIETHQSLLHHYQSGSGSAIGDLVPKLGSFGSGSFSEMVNPFANLNPECGPSSSPNKRRFNPILNGEREQRNDGSGDTTSEKDEKKQRVDSRGKQMGIQVKDSSDSGGAPKENYIHVRAKRGQATNSHSLAERVRRERISERMKLLQELVPGCNKITGKAVMLDEIINYVQSLQQQVEFLSMKLATVNPELNVDIDRLVFKDMLHSRAGTSNPAYGFGPTLSPSHSYPHGTLPGIPTTTATMHPIHTQPVWDNDLHNLLQMGFDANPGINNLGPNGCSRLIDSE from the exons ATGGCTTCTTCAGAGGAAGATAATAATaaaaacagtaataataataacaataataatgataGTGAAATGGGTTTTCAGTATAGAGGTGAAATGAGCTCAGGATCCATGTTTAACAACAACAAGTCTTCAAGTGGGTCTGGTAATCTATTCGGATCCGGTTGGGATCCGCTTGAGAGTTTTGGTGGGTCATCAGCAGCATACCCATCTGGGATTGAAACGCATCAAAGTCTTCTTCACCATTATCAATCTGGTTCCGGGTCAGCCATTGGTGATTTGGTCCCAAAGCTTGGGTCTTTCGGAAgtgggagtttctcagaaatggTCAACCCTTTTGCTAATCTCAACCCTGAATGTGGGCCCTCTTCATCTCCTAATAAAAGAAGATTTAACCCCATTTTG AATGGTGAAAGAGAGCAAAGGAATGATGGGTCTGGTGACACTACTTCAGAGAAAGATGAGAAGAAACAGAGAGTTGATTCAAGAGGCAAACAAATGGGGATACAAGTGAAAGATAGTTCTGATAGTGGAGGTGCTCCTAAAGAAAACTACATTCATGTGAGGGCCAAAAGGGGTCAAGCTACAAACAGTCACAGTCTTGCAGAAAGG GTTAGGAGAGAAAGGATCAGTGAGAGAATGAAATTGCTTCAAGAACTTGTTCCTGGCTGCAACAAG ATTACTGGAAAAGCAGTTATGCTTGATGAGATTATTAATTATGTACAATCACTACAACAACAGGTTGAG TTTTTATCAATGAAACTAGCAACGGTAAACCCTGAACTGAACGTTGACATCGATCGCCTTGTGTTTAAAGAT ATGCTTCATTCACGGGCTGGCACTTCGAACCCAGCATATGGATTTGGGCCTACATTAAGCCCGTCCCATTCTTATCCACACGGGACCTTGCCTGGTATTCCAACTACAACTGCAACAATGCATCCTATCCATACTCAG CCTGTATGGGATAATGATCTTCACAACCTTCTCCAAATGGGATTTGATGCTAATCCGGGCATCAACAATCTTGGACCGAATG GTTGTtcgcgtttgatcgattctgagtgA
- the LOC110870158 gene encoding velvet complex subunit 2-like, producing the protein MEWTIQHHNPPPLLPHTPPPPPSSAAVTHLRRHPPPPLPPPSAATHLRPRHRHRRHPPSPLLPPIIATTYLRSSPPPLPLPTPITAATAINRHHRYHLPPPSSTTTVVSTHHHRQPPPPLQLTPSTTPHHCPSMTTAI; encoded by the exons ATGGAATGGACCATT caacaccacaacccaccaccgttACTaccacacacaccaccaccaccaccgtcatccGCCGCCGTCACCCACCtccgccgccacccgccaccgccGCTGCCACCACCTAGCGCCGCCACCCACCTCCGTCCTCGGCaccgccatcgccgccacccaccGTCGCCACTACTACCTCCGATCATCGCCACCACCTACCTTCGATCATCACCTCCACCATTGCCACTGCCAACTCCGATCACCGCCGCCACCGCTATCAACCGCCACCACCGCTACCACCTACCTCCACCGTCATCCACCACCACCGTTgtctccacccaccaccaccgccaaccACCGCCGCCGCTACAACTGACACCTAGCACCACGCCCCATCATTGCCCATCAATGACCACCGCCATCTAA
- the LOC110873055 gene encoding transcription factor bHLH74 isoform X3 has product MASSEEDNNKNSNNNNNNNDSEMGFQYRGEMSSGSMFNNNKSSSGSGNLFGSGWDPLESFGGSSAAYPSGIETHQSLLHHYQSGSGSAIGDLVPKLGSFGSGSFSEMVNPFANLNPECGPSSSPNKRRFNPILNGEREQRNDGSGDTTSEKDEKKQRVDSRGKQMGIQVKDSSDSGGAPKENYIHVRAKRGQATNSHSLAERVRRERISERMKLLQELVPGCNKITGKAVMLDEIINYVQSLQQQVEFLSMKLATVNPELNVDIDRLVFKDMLHSRAGTSNPAYGFGPTLSPSHSYPHGTLPGIPTTTATMHPIHTQPVWDNDLHNLLQMGFDANPGINNLGPNGRSKMDL; this is encoded by the exons ATGGCTTCTTCAGAGGAAGATAATAATaaaaacagtaataataataacaataataatgataGTGAAATGGGTTTTCAGTATAGAGGTGAAATGAGCTCAGGATCCATGTTTAACAACAACAAGTCTTCAAGTGGGTCTGGTAATCTATTCGGATCCGGTTGGGATCCGCTTGAGAGTTTTGGTGGGTCATCAGCAGCATACCCATCTGGGATTGAAACGCATCAAAGTCTTCTTCACCATTATCAATCTGGTTCCGGGTCAGCCATTGGTGATTTGGTCCCAAAGCTTGGGTCTTTCGGAAgtgggagtttctcagaaatggTCAACCCTTTTGCTAATCTCAACCCTGAATGTGGGCCCTCTTCATCTCCTAATAAAAGAAGATTTAACCCCATTTTG AATGGTGAAAGAGAGCAAAGGAATGATGGGTCTGGTGACACTACTTCAGAGAAAGATGAGAAGAAACAGAGAGTTGATTCAAGAGGCAAACAAATGGGGATACAAGTGAAAGATAGTTCTGATAGTGGAGGTGCTCCTAAAGAAAACTACATTCATGTGAGGGCCAAAAGGGGTCAAGCTACAAACAGTCACAGTCTTGCAGAAAGG GTTAGGAGAGAAAGGATCAGTGAGAGAATGAAATTGCTTCAAGAACTTGTTCCTGGCTGCAACAAG ATTACTGGAAAAGCAGTTATGCTTGATGAGATTATTAATTATGTACAATCACTACAACAACAGGTTGAG TTTTTATCAATGAAACTAGCAACGGTAAACCCTGAACTGAACGTTGACATCGATCGCCTTGTGTTTAAAGAT ATGCTTCATTCACGGGCTGGCACTTCGAACCCAGCATATGGATTTGGGCCTACATTAAGCCCGTCCCATTCTTATCCACACGGGACCTTGCCTGGTATTCCAACTACAACTGCAACAATGCATCCTATCCATACTCAG CCTGTATGGGATAATGATCTTCACAACCTTCTCCAAATGGGATTTGATGCTAATCCGGGCATCAACAATCTTGGACCGAATG GACGCTCAAAGATGGATCTTTAG